The following proteins are co-located in the Hydrogenophaga sp. RAC07 genome:
- a CDS encoding ABC transporter ATP-binding protein — protein sequence MKASNAAAVPALECRGLERRFGGLVALKDANLRIERGEIFGLVGPNGSGKTTMTNAITGFFPPQVGSIWLNGRDITGMAPHKVAALGVARTFQNLALFNGMSVLDNILLGRHIHMKPGVAKTALYWWLGRKDEMASRLKVEEIIDFLQLQSVRDELVDSIPIGLKKRVELARALVAEPSFLVLDEPMAGMNQEEKEYMARFILDARAERNVTVLLIEHHMDVITGICDRMMVLSYGETIGTGIPADVMKDERVIKAYLGGAHAKH from the coding sequence ATGAAAGCCAGCAACGCGGCGGCAGTGCCCGCCCTCGAATGCCGAGGGCTGGAGCGGCGATTCGGCGGCCTCGTCGCGTTGAAGGATGCCAATTTGCGCATTGAGCGTGGAGAGATCTTCGGCTTGGTTGGCCCCAACGGCAGCGGCAAGACGACCATGACCAACGCCATCACCGGCTTCTTTCCACCCCAAGTCGGCAGCATATGGCTCAATGGCCGCGACATCACCGGCATGGCGCCGCACAAGGTCGCAGCTCTGGGCGTCGCGCGCACGTTCCAGAACCTGGCGCTCTTCAACGGCATGAGCGTGCTTGACAACATCCTGCTGGGGCGTCACATCCACATGAAGCCCGGCGTGGCAAAAACCGCCCTCTACTGGTGGCTGGGTCGCAAGGATGAGATGGCGAGCCGGCTCAAGGTCGAAGAGATTATCGATTTCCTGCAGCTGCAGAGCGTGCGCGACGAGCTGGTGGACAGCATTCCGATCGGACTGAAAAAGCGCGTCGAACTGGCACGCGCGTTGGTGGCCGAACCCAGCTTTCTGGTTCTCGACGAACCGATGGCTGGCATGAACCAGGAGGAAAAGGAATACATGGCCCGTTTTATCCTCGATGCGCGTGCCGAGCGCAATGTCACTGTGCTGCTGATCGAGCACCACATGGATGTGATCACCGGCATCTGCGACCGCATGATGGTGCTCAGCTATGGTGAAACCATCGGAACCGGTATTCCTGCCGACGTGATGAAGGATGAACGTGTGATCAAGGCCTACCTGGGGGGTGCGCATGCAAAGCACTGA
- a CDS encoding CaiB/BaiF CoA transferase family protein, with translation MGNSAPLPAFGALAGLKVIDLSRVLGGPYCGQILADHGAQVIKVEPPAGDETRAWGPPFADDGTAAYYNGLNRNKRDIVIDLSKPEGREIVLKLLADADVLIENFKIGTLERWGIGYEQTLRERFPRLIHCRVSGFGADGPLGGAPGYDAVAQALGGLMSVNGTPDTGPLRVGVPVVDITTGLSAVIGVLLAVIERQRSGRGQFVEATLYDTAVSLLHPQSANWLQSGQTPRLSGNAHSNIVPYDKFPTRTCEVFLGIGNNGQWKKLCEFLGHPDMASEPRFATNAERFRHRDELRALLEAQLQEVDGEQLCRDLLAAGIPAGAVRAIPQVLTDPHTLHRDMVVQVEGVPGIGIPVKLSRTPGRAHSAPPRFGQHTRELLTEHGYGAATIDALIARGSIVEHVAT, from the coding sequence ATGGGTAACAGCGCTCCCCTGCCCGCCTTTGGTGCCCTGGCCGGCCTGAAGGTGATTGACCTCTCACGCGTGCTCGGTGGCCCGTACTGTGGACAGATTTTGGCCGACCACGGCGCGCAGGTCATCAAGGTCGAGCCGCCCGCTGGCGACGAGACCCGCGCCTGGGGCCCACCCTTTGCCGACGACGGCACGGCGGCCTACTACAACGGCCTGAACCGCAACAAGCGCGACATCGTGATCGACCTGTCCAAGCCCGAAGGGCGCGAGATCGTTCTCAAGCTGCTGGCGGACGCCGACGTGCTGATCGAGAACTTCAAGATCGGCACGCTGGAGCGCTGGGGCATCGGCTATGAACAAACGCTGCGCGAGCGCTTCCCGCGCCTGATCCACTGCCGGGTCAGCGGCTTCGGCGCCGATGGGCCGCTCGGCGGCGCGCCTGGCTACGACGCGGTGGCGCAGGCACTGGGCGGCCTGATGAGCGTCAACGGCACGCCGGACACCGGCCCGCTGCGGGTCGGTGTCCCGGTGGTCGACATCACCACCGGCCTGTCGGCCGTGATAGGCGTGCTACTGGCGGTGATCGAGCGGCAGCGCTCCGGGCGAGGGCAGTTCGTCGAGGCCACGCTGTACGACACCGCCGTGTCGCTGCTGCATCCGCAAAGTGCAAACTGGTTGCAGTCGGGCCAGACACCCAGGCTCAGCGGCAATGCGCACTCCAACATCGTGCCCTACGACAAGTTTCCGACCCGGACCTGCGAGGTCTTCCTGGGCATCGGCAACAACGGGCAGTGGAAAAAACTGTGCGAGTTCCTCGGCCATCCCGACATGGCCAGCGAGCCGCGCTTTGCCACCAACGCCGAGCGTTTTCGCCATCGCGACGAACTGCGTGCCTTGCTAGAGGCGCAGTTGCAAGAGGTGGATGGCGAACAGCTGTGCCGTGACCTACTGGCCGCCGGTATTCCGGCCGGCGCCGTCAGGGCCATTCCGCAGGTATTGACGGACCCCCACACCCTGCATCGGGACATGGTGGTGCAGGTCGAGGGTGTGCCTGGCATCGGCATCCCGGTCAAGCTGTCACGCACACCGGGGCGCGCCCACAGCGCGCCGCCGCGCTTCGGCCAACATACACGTGAGCTGCTGACGGAGCACGGCTACGGCGCCGCCACCATTGATGCCCTGATCGCACGGGGAAGCATCGTAGAACACGTTGCGACATGA